In Parasegetibacter sp. NRK P23, a single genomic region encodes these proteins:
- a CDS encoding proline dehydrogenase family protein: MNQHPALSFDNTANAFAYKSDKDLKKAHFLFSCMGIAPLVKIGTRLTPWAIKSGLPVKGIIRNTIFEQFVGGETLEQTAKVADKLGAYHVQVILDYGVEGGEDGEHGFDHATDEFIRVIEYAATQKNIPFMSIKVTGFARFALLEKLDAASGDKSGFEGTVHTEALTPEEKEEWNKVVARMQRICTAAAEKGIGVLVDAEESWIQDPVDALTMQMMALFNKEKVVVYNTIQLYRHDRLQFLKDSHQTTKSRNFLLGAKIVRGAYMEKERKRAAEMGYASPIQPSKEASDRDYNLALEYAIAHLEEIGLIVASHNEYSNLYATKLLAQRGLPMDYPHIHFSQLYGMSDNITFNLAEAGCPVSKYLPFGPIEDVIPYLMRRAQENSSVSGQTGRELGLIKKELQRRKSAK; the protein is encoded by the coding sequence ATGAATCAACACCCTGCATTATCATTCGATAATACAGCCAATGCATTTGCATATAAATCTGACAAGGATCTTAAAAAAGCGCATTTTCTCTTTTCCTGTATGGGCATCGCGCCACTGGTGAAGATCGGTACACGTCTTACGCCCTGGGCCATAAAATCCGGGCTTCCCGTAAAAGGAATCATCAGGAATACCATCTTCGAACAATTCGTAGGTGGTGAAACACTGGAACAGACTGCAAAAGTCGCGGATAAACTCGGCGCCTACCACGTGCAGGTGATCCTGGATTACGGAGTAGAAGGAGGAGAAGACGGAGAACATGGATTTGACCATGCTACCGACGAGTTCATCCGGGTGATTGAATACGCCGCCACGCAAAAGAATATACCCTTCATGAGCATCAAGGTGACCGGTTTTGCCAGGTTCGCCCTGCTCGAAAAACTGGATGCCGCCTCCGGCGATAAAAGCGGTTTTGAAGGAACGGTGCATACAGAGGCGCTTACGCCTGAAGAAAAAGAAGAATGGAACAAGGTGGTGGCGCGTATGCAAAGGATATGCACCGCCGCGGCTGAAAAAGGAATAGGTGTACTCGTGGATGCCGAGGAATCCTGGATACAGGACCCGGTGGATGCGCTCACCATGCAGATGATGGCATTGTTCAACAAGGAAAAAGTGGTGGTGTACAATACGATTCAATTGTACCGCCACGACAGGCTGCAATTCCTCAAAGACAGTCACCAAACAACGAAAAGCAGGAACTTCCTGCTGGGCGCGAAAATCGTACGCGGCGCTTACATGGAAAAGGAACGGAAACGCGCCGCTGAAATGGGCTATGCTTCACCCATTCAACCTAGTAAGGAGGCCAGCGACAGAGATTATAACCTGGCGCTGGAATATGCCATCGCGCACCTCGAGGAGATCGGACTCATCGTGGCCTCACACAACGAATACAGCAACTTATACGCCACTAAGCTCCTGGCGCAGCGTGGATTGCCAATGGATTATCCCCACATCCATTTTTCACAGTTGTATGGGATGAGCGATAACATTACGTTTAACCTCGCTGAGGCGGGTTGCCCGGTGAGTAAATACCTGCCGTTCGGGCCCATCGAAGATGTGATTCCTTACCTGATGCGCAGGGCGCAGGAAAACAGTTCCGTATCCGGGCAAACCGGTCGGGAACTGGGCCTGATCAAAAAAGAACTGCAAAGGAGAAAATCAGCCAAATAG